A window of Hymenobacter aerilatus contains these coding sequences:
- a CDS encoding DEAD/DEAH box helicase family protein — protein MPTTPLSNFSFLEAAWPDLYEPAREAELHVWSAPRLAALSSRIALENAIRWVYDNDSSLTIPYQDNLATLLHESGFRNLIGSIQFQGGNYVRKLGNQAAHQKVSPTGPEAFDALRHLYGFLAFVAAAYSPERPRIRPFDETLLPAADASDTTQVQAQKLEADYLAQQEELARKTAQLAANAQQLAALQASLAAIQEVKAYNLAHPVAMPQAITEAETRRRYIDLLLREAGWDVTAPRVCEFEVTGIPLSTNPSGKGYADYVLWDDNGRPLAVVEAKKTMAEPTKGRYQATLYANCLEQMTGQRPIVFYTNGFENFLLDDHPATDYPPRQVAGFLTKNELRRMLLRRTSRHNLTQASINPAIAGRYYQAEAIGRVATRFQTQKQRGALLVMATGSGKTRTAAALVDVLLKAGWVTRVLFLADRKALVRQAKNAFAEHLPSLSLVNITQEKEDSNSRMVFSTYPTMMNRIDGEVAPGATRLYGPGYFDLIIVDEAHRSVYQKYQTIFEYFDSLLIGLTATPIAQIDRNTYELFGLEDHQPAYAYELNQAVQDKYLVPPKALSVPLKFQRQGIKYNELSEAKKEEYEEEFRDEATGLVPDEIGSSALNAWLFNQSTVDEVLRFVLERGVKVEGGDKLGKTILFARSHRHALFIEERFHKLFPQLGGGFVHIIDNYEEYAQALLDNFSETDKIPQLAISVDMLDTGIAISDVVNPVFFKAVRSSAKFWQMLGRGTRLRSDLFGPGQHKEHFVVFDFCENFEFFEAQPEGLIGSNQVPLSQQIFTARLTLAEVLRQPEYHTDEAHRQLRRDLLDTLHGQVAALDQDSFAVRARLRHVEEFGGPRARWEALTKVDVQNLENHLAPLAPVEGTDELARRFDLMVLNLMLAIVQKSTHQQGYIERIANLGYNLNSQKASVPAVLRQKELLQQVQQKQYWQYATLPDLEALRQNLRDLVKFLDRDQQPVVYTHFADQLDAAAVAEKDITTWGSTVLESYYQRVARYIRNNQHHLTISRLRTNQPITATELHELERLVSDGHERGTVADLHKELGQPKPLGEFIRSLLGLDVNAAKEAFAGFLSGRTLQPDQILLRQQSHRLPSPQRHHRPSEAVREPFHREAPPGRSRRVSGGNPSAGAVQDCRFGQPKRTGIGVDNA, from the coding sequence ATGCCTACTACTCCGCTATCCAACTTCTCCTTCCTAGAAGCTGCCTGGCCCGACCTTTATGAGCCAGCCCGTGAGGCGGAGTTGCACGTCTGGAGTGCACCGCGCCTAGCGGCCCTCAGCAGCCGCATTGCTCTAGAAAACGCAATTCGGTGGGTGTACGACAACGACAGCAGCCTCACAATTCCCTATCAGGATAACCTGGCGACACTCCTCCATGAGTCCGGTTTCCGCAATCTGATTGGCAGCATCCAATTCCAAGGGGGCAACTACGTACGTAAACTGGGCAACCAGGCCGCTCACCAGAAAGTAAGTCCTACCGGTCCCGAAGCCTTTGATGCCCTACGACATTTGTATGGCTTTCTGGCCTTCGTAGCCGCGGCTTACAGCCCCGAGCGGCCTCGCATTCGGCCCTTCGATGAAACTCTGCTGCCTGCCGCCGACGCCTCTGATACCACCCAAGTGCAGGCGCAGAAGCTGGAGGCCGACTATCTGGCTCAGCAAGAGGAGTTGGCTCGCAAAACAGCCCAACTCGCGGCCAACGCCCAACAACTCGCCGCTTTGCAGGCTAGCCTGGCTGCTATTCAGGAAGTGAAGGCCTACAACCTGGCTCACCCTGTAGCTATGCCGCAGGCCATTACCGAAGCTGAAACGAGGCGGCGTTACATCGACCTGCTGCTGCGCGAGGCTGGCTGGGACGTCACCGCGCCCCGGGTGTGCGAGTTCGAGGTAACCGGCATACCCTTGAGCACGAACCCCAGCGGGAAAGGCTACGCCGACTATGTACTCTGGGACGACAACGGCCGGCCGCTAGCCGTGGTGGAAGCCAAGAAAACCATGGCTGAACCCACCAAAGGCCGATACCAGGCCACGCTTTACGCTAACTGCCTGGAGCAGATGACTGGTCAGCGCCCGATCGTGTTCTATACCAATGGCTTTGAAAATTTCTTGCTCGATGACCACCCCGCCACCGATTACCCGCCCCGGCAGGTGGCCGGCTTCCTTACCAAGAATGAGCTACGCCGGATGCTGCTACGCCGCACCTCACGGCACAACCTTACCCAGGCCAGCATCAACCCCGCCATTGCCGGCCGCTACTACCAGGCCGAGGCCATTGGCCGGGTAGCCACCCGGTTTCAGACCCAGAAGCAGCGCGGGGCCTTGCTGGTAATGGCTACCGGCTCGGGCAAAACGCGTACTGCTGCTGCCCTTGTCGATGTACTACTAAAAGCGGGCTGGGTGACTAGAGTACTGTTCCTGGCTGACCGTAAAGCCTTGGTGCGCCAAGCTAAAAATGCCTTTGCTGAGCATCTACCTAGCCTCTCACTAGTCAATATCACCCAGGAAAAGGAGGATAGCAACAGCCGCATGGTGTTCTCCACTTATCCCACGATGATGAACCGCATCGATGGCGAAGTAGCACCCGGTGCGACCCGCCTCTACGGTCCCGGCTACTTCGACCTCATTATCGTGGACGAGGCTCACCGCTCGGTTTACCAGAAGTATCAGACCATTTTCGAGTACTTCGATTCCCTGCTCATCGGCCTTACAGCTACACCTATTGCCCAGATTGACCGCAACACCTACGAGCTGTTCGGCCTGGAAGACCACCAGCCTGCCTACGCCTACGAGCTTAACCAAGCCGTGCAGGACAAATACTTGGTGCCACCCAAGGCCCTCTCGGTGCCCTTGAAATTCCAGCGCCAGGGCATCAAGTACAACGAGCTGAGCGAGGCTAAAAAGGAAGAGTACGAAGAAGAATTCCGGGATGAGGCTACCGGCCTAGTACCCGACGAAATTGGGTCAAGTGCCCTGAATGCATGGCTTTTCAATCAAAGTACGGTAGATGAAGTACTGCGCTTTGTGCTGGAGCGCGGAGTGAAGGTGGAAGGCGGCGACAAGCTGGGCAAAACTATTCTCTTCGCGCGCAGTCACCGCCATGCCTTGTTTATTGAGGAACGATTTCATAAGCTGTTCCCGCAGTTGGGCGGTGGCTTCGTACACATCATTGACAACTACGAAGAGTACGCTCAGGCCCTGCTCGACAACTTTTCGGAAACCGACAAGATTCCCCAGCTGGCCATTTCGGTGGATATGCTCGATACCGGCATCGCCATTTCGGACGTAGTGAATCCGGTATTTTTCAAGGCGGTGCGCTCCAGTGCCAAGTTCTGGCAAATGCTGGGCCGCGGTACCCGCCTGCGCTCCGATCTGTTTGGTCCTGGACAACATAAGGAGCACTTTGTGGTCTTCGATTTTTGCGAGAACTTCGAATTCTTTGAGGCTCAGCCTGAAGGTCTGATAGGTAGCAACCAAGTACCTCTGAGCCAGCAGATTTTTACGGCTCGCCTCACGCTGGCTGAAGTGCTGCGCCAACCCGAGTACCACACCGATGAGGCGCATCGGCAACTGCGCAGGGATTTGTTGGATACATTACACGGCCAGGTTGCCGCCCTCGACCAGGACTCCTTTGCCGTGCGGGCACGCCTGCGACACGTGGAAGAGTTTGGCGGGCCTCGCGCCCGCTGGGAGGCCCTCACCAAAGTGGACGTACAAAATCTGGAAAACCACCTTGCCCCCTTAGCCCCCGTGGAAGGAACCGACGAGCTGGCCCGCCGCTTCGATTTGATGGTATTGAACCTGATGCTGGCCATCGTGCAAAAAAGCACCCATCAGCAGGGCTACATCGAGCGGATTGCTAACCTGGGCTACAACCTTAACAGCCAGAAGGCCAGCGTGCCGGCCGTGCTCCGGCAAAAGGAGCTATTGCAGCAGGTGCAGCAGAAGCAATACTGGCAGTACGCTACCCTACCCGACTTGGAAGCCCTGCGCCAAAACCTACGCGACCTAGTGAAGTTCCTAGATCGTGACCAGCAGCCAGTAGTGTACACCCACTTTGCCGACCAGTTAGACGCCGCCGCCGTAGCCGAAAAGGACATCACTACCTGGGGCAGCACGGTGCTGGAAAGCTACTATCAGCGTGTAGCCCGCTACATCCGCAACAATCAACATCACCTCACCATCAGCCGCTTGCGCACCAATCAGCCTATCACGGCCACCGAGTTGCACGAGTTGGAGCGCCTAGTATCCGACGGTCACGAGCGGGGCACCGTAGCCGACCTGCACAAGGAGTTGGGCCAGCCGAAGCCGCTAGGCGAGTTTATCCGCAGCCTGCTCGGGCTTGATGTGAATGCCGCCAAAGAAGCCTTTGCCGGTTTCCTAAGCGGCCGCACGCTGCAGCCCGACCAGATATTACTTCGTCAACAGTCTCATCGACTACCTAGCCCACAACGGCACCATCGTCCGTCGGAAGCTGTTCGAGAGCCCTTTCACCGAGAAGCACCACCAGGGCGTAGTAGGCGTGTTTCGGGAGGAAACCCAAGTGCGGGAGCTGTTCAGGATTGTCGATTTGGTCAACCAAAACGCACAGGCATCGGCGTAGACAATGCTTAA
- a CDS encoding restriction endonuclease subunit S, producing the protein MDKFDTDNCSQRFQLRKLRLGYSFYYYYTSHSYCLPMIPEELSIEQQAVQQAEQILSVLRNFRPQSTARLRSILDRLDTAFTQEAILDLVRLQPIDFTEAWYAGSGHRNSVLNYHLWRQTSHHSYELMKEFLAATKEAFSGIEDELPFFKPMSSGLRTPYDPVRELYLVFPEQVVGEGCDYTSLCRFYLNLLQVIPAEIEVVLLIKTSQIANQLRANPPRERIRYVVHSELESIWLRDYAGFNMGTHLVKPVFSPRRIGDNMKLLHSLLGIDLVPLNLVWDGGNMVTNGSHGFISTRLLKHNFKKQQQTLFDESPQELAGQLIRSSLKIDPVWVELPQTDKLAHTDGYITFISPTQALVSTFPAKWSRKYPEDQQCVDTGDPVRNEKGWPVKKSSEIISDIVGGTSYGGEDRDLEPDELGVLKVSAVTKGYFKAVPKALINKKLIKPRKGDLLFSRANTRELVAATCIVDKDYDNLFLPDKLWRIDLNTELCNAIYFKHLLSKPEFRNELTKTATGTSGSMLNVSMAKLRSLKLPLPPIESQNRFAEIVTQIEAQKAAMQHLQLQSDALFNSLLQRAFRGELGRAEPAGKAVAGQLSFTM; encoded by the coding sequence ATGGATAAGTTCGATACAGATAATTGCTCTCAGCGTTTTCAGCTACGCAAGCTGAGATTAGGCTATAGTTTTTATTATTACTACACCTCCCATTCTTATTGTTTACCTATGATTCCGGAAGAACTATCTATTGAACAACAAGCAGTACAACAAGCCGAGCAAATCCTTTCTGTTCTTAGAAATTTCAGACCTCAGTCCACTGCTAGACTACGCAGCATACTCGACCGTTTAGATACCGCTTTTACTCAAGAGGCCATATTAGATCTGGTGCGCTTGCAGCCCATCGATTTTACGGAAGCTTGGTATGCCGGTTCGGGGCATAGAAACTCAGTGCTCAACTATCATCTCTGGCGGCAGACAAGCCACCACAGCTATGAACTGATGAAAGAGTTTCTTGCTGCCACAAAAGAGGCTTTTAGTGGCATAGAGGATGAGTTACCCTTCTTCAAACCGATGAGCAGCGGCCTGCGCACTCCTTATGACCCAGTACGAGAATTATACTTGGTGTTCCCAGAACAAGTAGTTGGCGAAGGCTGCGACTATACTAGTCTATGTAGATTCTACTTGAATCTGCTCCAGGTTATTCCGGCTGAGATTGAGGTAGTACTATTAATAAAGACCAGCCAGATTGCTAATCAGCTGCGGGCTAATCCGCCACGGGAACGTATTCGGTACGTGGTACACTCGGAGCTGGAAAGCATCTGGTTACGCGATTACGCGGGCTTTAATATGGGTACCCACTTAGTGAAGCCCGTGTTTTCTCCCAGGCGCATTGGGGATAATATGAAGTTGCTGCATTCGCTACTCGGTATCGACCTAGTTCCACTCAACCTGGTGTGGGATGGTGGCAATATGGTAACTAACGGCAGCCATGGTTTTATCAGTACCCGCCTACTTAAACACAATTTTAAAAAACAGCAGCAAACACTTTTCGACGAATCACCCCAAGAACTAGCCGGGCAGCTGATACGGTCCTCTCTAAAAATAGACCCCGTCTGGGTTGAACTGCCGCAGACCGACAAGCTTGCGCACACCGATGGGTATATAACTTTCATCTCCCCTACCCAAGCTTTGGTCAGTACCTTTCCGGCAAAATGGTCCCGTAAATATCCCGAAGACCAGCAATGTGTGGATACTGGTGACCCGGTGCGGAATGAGAAGGGGTGGCCGGTGAAGAAGTCAAGTGAAATTATTTCTGATATAGTTGGCGGCACCAGCTATGGAGGGGAAGACAGGGATTTAGAGCCCGACGAATTGGGGGTGCTAAAAGTTAGCGCTGTAACCAAGGGCTATTTCAAAGCAGTACCCAAGGCCTTGATAAATAAAAAGCTTATTAAACCACGCAAGGGCGACCTTTTGTTCAGCCGCGCGAATACCCGTGAACTTGTTGCGGCAACCTGCATAGTCGATAAAGATTACGACAATCTGTTTTTGCCAGATAAACTCTGGCGAATTGACCTTAATACTGAATTGTGTAATGCAATCTATTTTAAGCATCTCCTATCAAAGCCTGAATTTAGAAATGAGCTAACAAAGACGGCTACTGGTACAAGCGGCTCAATGCTCAATGTATCAATGGCTAAGCTTCGCAGTCTGAAGTTGCCTTTGCCCCCAATTGAATCGCAAAACCGGTTCGCTGAAATCGTGACCCAAATCGAAGCGCAAAAAGCCGCCATGCAACATCTTCAGCTTCAGTCCGACGCCCTGTTCAACAGCTTGTTGCAGCGGGCGTTTCGTGGGGAGCTGGGGCGGGCAGAGCCAGCGGGCAAGGCGGTAGCAGGGCAGTTGAGCTTTACCATGTAA
- a CDS encoding helicase-related protein: MADTSLETPLLLGRDDIGRLAYGAGPGVGMRFVKEYFPQTQQVLRIATAYFTLRGYKLGREFVAPIAQLHILVGRSEEKHAYEAVIDEIEAELGQCDTDLMAAVTDLLQRIRTGRFFIREARSMQVPFHCKIYLIDEQLVWHGSCNYTYKGLCVSAEQVSVSYDKPQVQAWISWYDQVATQAHNLLRELEKRLDQWQLLATPFDAYLKMLLLLDHLPELPKHNGAFAPAFYQRGVIARALRQEQDFGGSLIVAATGLGKTIIGAEIAGRLQVQGRIRQTILIAPTGVLPEWEQQLDGRDVRYKHFTPQVVFRKASEQERGQVHHLDKVLRQADQHTLLLIDEAHFYRNQLLVDVSAKRDSRVYNRLLPLVAAGARVVLLTATVYGTSYQNLNSLLHLLPHSPDESTGHPLPRSVRSHQQFLALPVTTVLGLPHVLKLARNRGDVDNQGRTFIQFEHERRYLPRFMRLRTVSYQLLMLPEMERAAESRCFDQQFKVRHLYSDDATLQHRVGLTDAVYNTTIGSWLSSPAAASLSLIKNLGSRDATGQRGTATDNKKRRREPKAFETPLWLASDTRQQHLAPLLTALQQLSTPADDKYQAVARIVERHCVVERGKVLLFVNRLSTAIYLKKAFEQQFTMLRIGCTVEEARGVARLASPEQRRTILTDFSPKSHHQMGRDKYEVLLCTDADGVGVNLQDCATVVNYDPPSGADVLFQRVGRILRMTTDPTREVHVYTLAPSLLTENGNRSRVAHTVRELFERITQRHEKSRSITGAAVYAPGAQTDIQLDGDIDAADFVQQDELLTDIGGLGAKSALTHTATLERYRSQAVTLPSFLLSACTYSSAQPRVIVLIQHGTSYRLICYNCKKQQLETQHQDWELLDWVRSEPTACKAPVAADQVEYEANQAVKRWAIEQQIEIGEVIKRCAIYLLPARQRHHQVRQLLRSLTQ; the protein is encoded by the coding sequence ATGGCCGATACTTCATTGGAAACTCCGCTGTTGCTGGGCCGTGACGATATTGGTCGGCTGGCCTATGGTGCGGGACCAGGGGTAGGTATGCGCTTCGTGAAAGAATACTTCCCGCAGACACAACAAGTGCTACGCATCGCCACGGCATATTTTACCTTGCGCGGCTATAAGTTGGGACGCGAGTTTGTAGCTCCCATCGCGCAACTACATATTCTGGTAGGACGCTCTGAAGAAAAGCACGCCTACGAAGCTGTCATCGATGAAATCGAGGCAGAGTTGGGCCAATGTGATACAGACCTGATGGCAGCCGTAACGGACTTGCTGCAACGCATTCGTACTGGTCGGTTTTTTATTCGCGAAGCCCGGTCAATGCAAGTGCCGTTTCACTGCAAAATTTACCTGATTGACGAGCAGTTGGTCTGGCATGGCTCGTGCAACTACACTTACAAAGGGCTGTGCGTATCAGCCGAGCAGGTCAGTGTCAGCTATGATAAACCTCAGGTTCAGGCTTGGATTAGCTGGTACGATCAGGTGGCCACGCAGGCCCATAATCTGCTGCGAGAGTTAGAGAAACGGCTAGATCAATGGCAGCTTCTGGCTACGCCGTTCGATGCCTATCTGAAGATGCTCCTGCTGCTCGACCATTTACCCGAACTGCCGAAGCATAACGGTGCATTTGCTCCAGCTTTCTACCAGCGTGGTGTTATTGCGCGGGCGTTGCGCCAGGAGCAGGATTTCGGTGGTTCGCTAATTGTGGCCGCTACTGGTTTAGGTAAAACCATTATCGGAGCCGAAATAGCGGGCCGTTTGCAAGTACAGGGTCGGATTCGCCAAACTATTTTGATTGCCCCAACCGGCGTGCTGCCCGAATGGGAACAGCAACTGGATGGCCGCGACGTGCGCTATAAGCATTTTACGCCCCAGGTGGTATTCCGGAAGGCCTCGGAGCAAGAACGTGGGCAAGTACACCACCTTGACAAAGTACTACGGCAAGCCGACCAGCACACGCTGCTGCTTATTGATGAGGCGCACTTTTATCGTAATCAGCTGCTGGTAGATGTTTCTGCCAAGCGCGACAGCCGCGTATACAACCGGCTGCTGCCCCTGGTAGCTGCGGGTGCCCGGGTAGTATTGCTCACGGCAACGGTGTACGGCACCAGCTACCAGAACCTCAATAGTCTGCTGCATCTGTTGCCGCATTCGCCGGACGAAAGTACAGGCCATCCATTACCACGGAGTGTCCGCTCGCACCAGCAATTTCTTGCGCTTCCCGTAACAACGGTGCTGGGTCTGCCCCATGTACTGAAGCTGGCCAGGAACCGCGGCGACGTGGACAACCAAGGTCGGACGTTTATTCAGTTCGAGCACGAGCGGCGCTACCTCCCGCGTTTTATGCGCCTGCGTACAGTGTCTTATCAACTGCTGATGCTGCCTGAAATGGAGCGAGCAGCTGAATCGCGTTGCTTCGACCAGCAGTTTAAAGTCCGCCATTTATATTCTGACGATGCCACTCTGCAGCACCGCGTTGGCCTCACCGACGCAGTATACAACACAACCATCGGCAGCTGGCTCAGCTCTCCTGCAGCAGCTAGCCTATCACTGATCAAGAATCTGGGTTCGCGCGATGCGACGGGCCAGCGTGGTACTGCCACCGATAACAAGAAGCGCCGGCGAGAGCCCAAGGCATTTGAGACACCGTTGTGGTTGGCATCAGATACTCGACAACAGCATTTAGCGCCGCTGTTGACGGCGCTTCAGCAGCTCAGCACGCCGGCCGACGATAAATACCAGGCTGTAGCCCGCATAGTAGAGCGGCATTGCGTAGTCGAACGTGGTAAGGTGCTTCTATTTGTTAACCGGCTTTCTACGGCCATTTATCTAAAAAAAGCGTTTGAGCAGCAGTTTACTATGCTGCGTATCGGCTGCACGGTGGAAGAAGCGCGGGGCGTAGCTCGCCTGGCCTCGCCCGAGCAGCGTCGCACCATTCTGACAGATTTCTCGCCTAAATCGCACCACCAGATGGGCCGCGATAAATACGAGGTGTTACTTTGCACCGATGCTGACGGCGTTGGCGTCAACTTGCAGGATTGTGCCACGGTGGTAAACTATGACCCACCCAGCGGGGCTGATGTACTGTTCCAGCGCGTTGGGCGCATCCTGCGCATGACCACCGACCCAACTCGCGAAGTACACGTGTACACACTCGCGCCCAGTCTGCTGACCGAAAACGGCAATCGGAGCCGAGTGGCGCATACTGTGCGAGAATTGTTTGAGCGTATTACCCAACGACACGAAAAGTCGCGCAGCATTACGGGCGCGGCTGTGTATGCGCCCGGTGCGCAAACCGATATCCAGCTGGATGGCGACATTGATGCGGCCGATTTTGTCCAGCAAGACGAGCTACTCACTGATATCGGCGGCCTAGGAGCTAAATCTGCTCTGACGCACACGGCCACCCTAGAACGCTACCGTTCGCAAGCCGTCACCTTGCCTTCCTTTCTGCTAAGTGCCTGTACCTACTCCTCAGCGCAGCCACGAGTAATCGTATTGATTCAGCATGGCACCTCTTATCGCCTGATTTGCTACAACTGCAAAAAGCAACAGCTGGAAACGCAGCATCAGGACTGGGAACTGCTTGACTGGGTTAGAAGCGAGCCGACTGCTTGCAAAGCGCCCGTGGCAGCTGACCAAGTAGAATACGAAGCTAACCAAGCAGTAAAGCGCTGGGCTATTGAGCAGCAAATAGAGATAGGTGAAGTAATAAAGCGGTGCGCCATATATTTATTGCCCGCCCGGCAACGGCATCATCAGGTCCGGCAGTTGCTCCGTAGTCTAACCCAGTAA
- a CDS encoding DEAD/DEAH box helicase family protein, giving the protein MYQSVDLEQLRRDNPRPLFKSPFEHQKDAFEKLSKLFTFTDQEHKAGILVLPTGAGKTFTSVNWICRNVLPKNAKVLWLAHTGHLLEQAYDTFKSNLLQVPPQRRSINMRLVSSDPEHSNASQIEPSDDILIITTQTAISNTETTALDEAGRPRQTAFERFLKHARQTRLFVVLDEAHHAPAYGCRNLLIGGSRFAEGIRQKVPGCYILGLTATPSYSDARRRGWLWEIFKDGIIHQVEKADLISRNILAVPHYVQKNTGQEIAVDDRLFDRLERQHQDLPEDLIERLARDSGRNDYIVDDYLANRAAYGKTIIFADRWFQCVYLKEKLLQRAREQGIPLKVDAVYSHVDARANTVEERNQRNAAENTRILHQFRNNELDVLLNVRMLSEGTDVPNVNTVFITRQTTSAILLTQMIGRALRGKAAGGGPDKEVANIVFFVDNWKKVINFATPEGQGGRAETEPRTRGSYPIEFISIALVEELSRQIDSGLVFADRSFLDSLPVGWYETEVLASTVEGTETYREFVVVSASAQPRFERFLEHLKTNLPPHWEDDCLDEAVMQAQAAQWIAEFFDPTDNTSNLLDADLLKLSRHYAQARQVPPFYSFTERQQHDLSQIAGDLLEFNEFVVQDKLTDLYHDGSRLWQRFYKSYERFKTAFDAERNRIYHLRKFGSVPDVQVHAPIQRTLEQRELTEDEKQQVYHRDNYTCQCCGKQREPGRRVKFEVDHIVPFRFGGETSLSNSQTLCSVCHKHKSINSINFRLHKSPLSLPKPTLAILRLSTAEYADEELRRVINLFYYCKAVSHIYCDTRPNSKYRYKWEVVLYEGNNPEWLLKHKPELLNFIQQDMGCHLVADILVR; this is encoded by the coding sequence ATGTACCAATCCGTTGACCTCGAACAGCTGCGCCGCGATAACCCCCGCCCCCTTTTCAAAAGCCCTTTCGAGCACCAGAAAGATGCATTCGAGAAGCTGAGTAAGCTGTTCACGTTCACCGACCAGGAACACAAGGCTGGCATACTGGTGCTGCCCACCGGCGCGGGCAAAACCTTCACTTCGGTGAACTGGATTTGCCGCAACGTACTGCCCAAAAACGCCAAGGTGCTCTGGCTGGCCCACACCGGCCACCTGCTAGAGCAGGCCTACGACACGTTCAAAAGCAACCTATTACAGGTACCGCCGCAACGACGCAGCATTAATATGCGCCTGGTATCGAGCGACCCGGAGCACTCCAATGCCTCGCAGATTGAACCGAGTGATGATATTCTCATCATCACCACCCAAACCGCCATTTCCAACACCGAGACCACGGCCCTGGACGAAGCGGGCCGCCCCCGACAGACCGCTTTTGAGCGGTTCCTGAAACACGCCCGACAGACCCGCCTGTTCGTAGTGCTCGATGAAGCCCATCATGCCCCCGCTTACGGGTGCCGCAACCTGCTCATCGGGGGCAGCCGCTTCGCCGAGGGCATCCGCCAAAAGGTGCCGGGCTGCTACATCCTGGGCCTCACGGCCACGCCTAGCTACTCCGATGCCCGCCGCCGAGGCTGGTTGTGGGAGATATTTAAAGACGGCATCATTCACCAGGTGGAAAAGGCCGACCTGATCAGCCGCAACATCCTGGCTGTGCCGCACTACGTGCAGAAAAACACCGGCCAGGAAATTGCCGTTGATGACCGCCTGTTTGACCGCCTGGAGCGCCAGCATCAGGATTTGCCCGAGGACCTCATCGAGCGTCTGGCTCGCGACAGCGGCCGCAACGACTACATCGTAGACGACTACCTGGCTAATCGCGCCGCCTACGGCAAAACCATCATCTTCGCCGACCGCTGGTTTCAGTGCGTGTACCTCAAGGAGAAGCTCCTGCAGCGGGCCCGCGAGCAAGGTATTCCGCTGAAGGTGGACGCCGTATACTCGCACGTGGACGCCCGCGCCAACACCGTGGAAGAGCGCAACCAGCGCAACGCAGCCGAGAACACGCGTATCCTGCATCAGTTCCGTAATAACGAACTGGACGTGCTGCTGAACGTGCGCATGCTCTCCGAAGGCACCGACGTACCCAACGTCAATACCGTCTTCATCACACGCCAGACGACTAGCGCCATCCTGCTCACCCAGATGATTGGGCGGGCTCTACGCGGCAAGGCCGCCGGTGGTGGCCCCGACAAGGAGGTAGCCAACATCGTCTTCTTCGTTGACAACTGGAAAAAGGTCATCAATTTCGCTACACCCGAAGGCCAGGGCGGCCGCGCGGAAACGGAGCCGCGCACCCGCGGGTCTTATCCTATCGAGTTCATTTCCATTGCCCTGGTGGAAGAATTGTCGCGGCAGATCGACAGCGGGCTCGTCTTCGCCGACCGTTCCTTTCTCGACAGCCTGCCGGTGGGCTGGTACGAAACCGAGGTATTGGCCAGTACGGTTGAGGGTACGGAAACCTACCGCGAGTTCGTGGTGGTATCGGCATCGGCCCAGCCCAGGTTTGAGCGGTTCTTAGAGCACCTCAAAACCAACCTGCCCCCCCACTGGGAAGACGACTGCCTTGATGAAGCCGTGATGCAGGCACAAGCCGCGCAGTGGATAGCTGAGTTCTTCGACCCCACCGATAACACCAGCAACCTGCTCGACGCGGACCTGCTCAAGTTGTCGCGCCACTACGCCCAGGCCCGGCAGGTCCCGCCTTTCTACTCCTTCACTGAGCGCCAGCAGCACGACCTGAGCCAGATTGCCGGCGACCTGCTAGAGTTCAACGAGTTTGTGGTGCAGGATAAGCTCACCGACCTCTACCACGATGGGTCCCGGCTGTGGCAGCGCTTTTACAAAAGCTATGAGCGGTTCAAAACAGCATTCGACGCCGAGCGCAACCGCATTTATCACCTGCGCAAGTTTGGCAGCGTCCCAGACGTGCAGGTGCACGCCCCGATTCAGCGCACCCTAGAGCAGCGGGAGCTGACGGAAGACGAAAAGCAGCAGGTGTACCATCGGGACAACTACACCTGCCAATGCTGCGGCAAGCAGAGAGAGCCGGGGCGCCGCGTGAAGTTTGAAGTAGACCACATTGTGCCCTTCCGCTTCGGCGGTGAAACCAGCCTTAGCAATTCTCAGACGCTGTGCAGCGTCTGCCACAAGCATAAGAGCATCAACTCCATCAATTTCCGACTGCATAAGAGTCCGCTGAGCTTACCAAAGCCAACGCTTGCAATACTACGTCTGTCGACGGCTGAATATGCCGATGAAGAGCTACGACGCGTCATCAACTTGTTTTACTACTGCAAGGCCGTTTCGCACATCTACTGCGACACCCGGCCAAACAGCAAGTACCGTTACAAGTGGGAGGTCGTTCTGTACGAGGGCAACAACCCCGAATGGCTGTTGAAGCACAAACCAGAACTATTGAATTTTATTCAGCAGGATATGGGCTGCCATTTGGTAGCGGATATCTTAGTCCGTTAA